The Pseudobdellovibrionaceae bacterium genome contains the following window.
AGAGCCTTCTAAAGAGAAACTCTCTGAGCTGCAACTGTATATTCCTCCTGGTCCTCGTCTAGGTAAGAAGGTCATTGAGGCGAAAAACATCTCGAAAAAGTATGGTGATAAGCTTTTATTTGAAAACCTTTCCTTTGATATTCCTCCTGGCGGAATCGTAGGGATTGTGGGTCCTAACGGTGCGGGTAAAACCTCTTTGTTTCGTATGATTGTGGGACAAGAAAAACCAGATTCAGGTGAAATCCAAGTGGGAGAGACCGTCAAATTAGCGTATGTGGATCAGTCTCGTGAGTCTTTAAACCCTGATAAGACAGTATGGGAAGAGATATCTGGGGGCGAAGACGTTATGAAGGTCGGGGATCGAGAGATGAATTCCAGAGCGTATGTGTCGAAATTTAATTTTTCTGGGGGTGACCAGCAGAAAAAAGTAGGAGCCCTCTCTGGAGGGGAAAGAAACCGCGTGCAACTTGCAAAATTATTAGCTGGTGGGGCCAATGTGATCCTTCTTGACGAGCCGACAAACGATCTTGATGTGAACACGATGCGCGCTCTGGAAGAGGCTTTGGAGGAATTTGGGGGTTGCGCTTTGATCATCAGTCATGACCGTTGGTTCCTTGATAGAGTGTGCACTCACACTATGGGATTCGAGGGGGAAAGCCATGTAGAATTCTTCCACGGAAGCTATTCTGAGTATGAAGAGAACCTAAAAAAACGTTTAGGTGTTGATACTCTTCAACCGAAGAGGATTCGTTATAGAAAAATATCTAATTAAGTGTTTACAAGATAAAACTTTTAGATATCATATTCTATGTACGGTTATAGGAGGAATTAACCATGGCGAAAAAGAAAAAAGCAACTAAGAAGCCAGCTGCTAAGAAAAAAACAGCTAAGAAAACAACAAAAAAAGCGGCGAAGAAAAAGCCTGCAAAGAAAGCTGCTAAAAAAGCAACTAAGAAAAAGACGACTAAGAAAGCTGCTAAAAAACCAGCTGCTAAGAAAACTGCAAAAAAAGCCGCTAAGAAACCAGCTAAAGCTAAAACAAAAAGAAAGCCAAATGCAGCTTTCATGAAAGCTTTAACTCCAAGTTCTCAGTTAGCTGAAGTAGTAGGTTCTAGCCCACTACCAAGAACTGAAGTTGTTAAAAAACTTTGGGTTTACATCAAGAAGCACAATCTTCAAGATCCAAAAAACAAAAGAAACATCATTGCTGATGCGAAACTAAAGCCAGTATTCGGTAAGCCATCTGTTTCTATGTTTGAAATGACTAAAATCGTAAGCAAACACTTAAAATAAGCATATTTTGCGCTCAAGGCGTATAAATATTCTGAAAAGAAAAGAGTCTCGGTTGAGGCTCTTTTTTTTTTAGGGTATGGTTCCCTCTAT
Protein-coding sequences here:
- a CDS encoding SWIB/MDM2 domain-containing protein; translated protein: MAKKKKATKKPAAKKKTAKKTTKKAAKKKPAKKAAKKATKKKTTKKAAKKPAAKKTAKKAAKKPAKAKTKRKPNAAFMKALTPSSQLAEVVGSSPLPRTEVVKKLWVYIKKHNLQDPKNKRNIIADAKLKPVFGKPSVSMFEMTKIVSKHLK